The Numida meleagris isolate 19003 breed g44 Domestic line chromosome 17, NumMel1.0, whole genome shotgun sequence genomic interval GTCACAACTTGTGAAGGAGGCTGGGAtaacagcagcagggaaaagcGCAGAGACTGCGTACTCAGCGCATCCCAAGTTTGCCTGGAATTTACACTCAGTGTTCTTAAGTTGTCCTGCATATCTACGTTATCTGTCTCAGTAAGACATTCAGTACTGCGTTACTTCCTTGACTCATTTCAGATCTTCGCACGGTTTCATGTCCGATGGGTCCGTCTTAACAAGACTTGAAAAGAAGCCCCGTTCTGTTGAAAACAAGAGGTTAAGATCTTGGgttaaaatcttaaaatgtgCGATGGCTGAAAACAATGCATCTCAAGGGCTCTGCTCGATAAGCAGTGAATTTTTGCATCGGCGCAAAACTGCTGGAAGAAATTCACTATTTAATTTCTAAGTGCAAAGCATTTCCTCTTGCTGACAAACGTTGCTATTTCATCCCTTTATTTACTCTAAACAATGGAACCAGTTCCTCCAGCACCAGGATAGCTGTCAGCTGCTTTTTAACTCTTGACCCAATGTCAGAAGCAATCAGCGTTACGTGGGGACAATTCACCAGAATGGCAGCAAGCAGGCCGGGTTCTTAGGGCTGAGGCAGGGTCTACACTCTAGAAGCTGATCCAAGGATTCATTAAGTCCCAGAACACTTCACCTCTGGCCATTTGGCTAGACCTCTAATTAACACCTCTTGGGAACAGGAGAAGGATTGCTTCCTAAATGCCCGAAAACTTTAGCACAAGACAGATGAATCAGCCGGTCAAATGCGGCTTGAAGATGAACTGTGACACTGCCCCCCGACACAGGCAGGCAGCCATTGTCAAATTAACCCAGCTCGTACCTTTGAAACAGAAAGGGACGGTGAGATTGCCATTCACACACTGAACAGGCACGGTGTATGCACAGGATTTCTCCTTATTCTTGCAGTAGAAGGATATAGTTTCACCATGCATGATGCCTTCCTTAAGATCACTCTGAACTCGTTTCTTCTCCCCTTCGTACAATACTACAGCTTTCTTTACTGGTATTTTACATGGCTCTGCAAAACAATCCAGTTATAAGCAGCACGTAAGGATAGTTAGAGctccattttgaaaaataagtagaaTAGATCCCATGAGAAATTTGCATTTGAGGATGAAGAACACTGTGGCCCACACATACACAGTACTTCTGCTGATACTATGATGCTGAAGAACTTCACACCCCTGTGCACAGGAGCAAAAAATTCCAGTGAAAACCCAGCCCCAGTAAAATTCCTAATTATATTAAATAGGAAGAGGACAGGAAATATTCAGACATAATACATTTTGGCGGCAGGTTATTGGAGCCGGTTCTGGTACATCACAGCATAGAACGTTGAATGCTGGGAGCTTAGATTATCAGGACCTTGAAATCACAGCTTCCATTTACTTGTGAAAAGACACAAAGGTGCACCAGCTCATTAACAGGCAGTGGTGCTcttttaggaaaatgaaatcGAATAGGTGGTTTCTAAGAGGTAGTATACGTGTACCTTTGCAGGCTGGCTTTGTGGACCAGTTCCCTGTCTTCTCACATCGGGAATGCTTAGGTCCCTCCAGCACGTATCTGGACTTGCAGCTGAAGCTGACACTTTCGTTGTAGTGATATGTTCTACGAACAGCAAAATTTAAGAATCCATTTTCTATTCCTGTTGGAGCGGGACAAGTGACAGCTGCGGTAcgaaaacaaaaggaaaacaaagcttcgtcactgctgcagctctcagagaTGTGGTGtatacttcaaaaatatatgtaaaattttTATGTTGGTTCATTTCAGCATCTTGCACAGGAGAGCATAGTCAggggaaatattaaaaaaaaaaaacaacaacaacacaataaataaataatttaaatacatcTGTTGTTGTTGCACCCAAAACGTGGTATCATTTCACAGTGCCTCGTAGATGAATGCCAGCATTAAGGAGAGAGCTGTCCCTGTGCTCGGGCAGCCAGGCTGCCTCCACGATGGGAGCTGTTTCGCAGCCTTGTTTGTACAACCTTTATACctgcagcaaatattttgtcaatCCCATGTTGCGTGCAGTCTTGCAGACACTGTCAGCAATCACCTTGCATTCATGATTCTGACTCTCATTATAACTGTGCTGTGTGCTTACAAAcaatctggttttttttttcccatgaaataTTCATATACGTTGATACATACAATTCTAGGACTTTGTTTAAATGGTGCTGAAAGTAAGTGACCCACCCCTGCACTCCGGAATGCTGCTCCAGGTGCCGTTGGCCTGGCAGGTTGCTGTCTCATTTCCAATAAGTGCAAGAGGTGGCACACATTCAAAAACAATTGCGTCCATGAAGTAAGAAATGTTTCCAGGCTTTAAGCGACGGTAAGAAAGGACTCCAAATTCGGGAAGTGAGGGAGGTGCACAAGtcacagctggaaaaatacagcattcttagaaataaaagcttaaCAATTGAATTGTTGCCAGTTTCACAGGAGCAACTTGCTTATAACCAAGGTAACCCACACAGCGCCTTATGGAAGTATAgctactgaaacaaaaagttcAGATTAAAAGTCTCAGGAGCCTTAGCACATGTAATCCATGATTTTTTGCTACGTTTTTTTGTACAGTGTTATGCAGTACAGTGTTTTTTCCATGAAACATTTATGCAGGACA includes:
- the APOH gene encoding beta-2-glycoprotein 1, which gives rise to MDAFIFKGGTTGLRVAGEAGGLAAMYSLALLLCVAALTNSALAAKVCPKPPEVLFATINVVKNEYNVGEEIEYTCRPGFVPNNGQRKYICQPTGRWPLNTLLCLPRRCPTPGPLMHGTIDSRDFHYQSALSFSCDPGYNLVGSRTSQCMSDGKWSGILPQCQPVTCAPPSLPEFGVLSYRRLKPGNISYFMDAIVFECVPPLALIGNETATCQANGTWSSIPECRAVTCPAPTGIENGFLNFAVRRTYHYNESVSFSCKSRYVLEGPKHSRCEKTGNWSTKPACKEPCKIPVKKAVVLYEGEKKRVQSDLKEGIMHGETISFYCKNKEKSCAYTVPVQCVNGNLTVPFCFKERGFFSSLVKTDPSDMKPCEDLK